In Geopsychrobacter electrodiphilus DSM 16401, a single window of DNA contains:
- a CDS encoding YIP1 family protein, which yields MMNPFMMRMVRAAKLDVPFYEEVEADQGAMPQAMGVVILSSLAAGVGSVANHALGGMLIGTLAALGSWYLWAWLTYFIGTRFLAEPQTEADLGQLLRTTGFSSSPGLIRVLGIIPGLGPIIFALASIWMLVTMVVAVRQALDYTSTLRAVGVCAIGWIIQTLILLLLFTLLGGGAN from the coding sequence ATGATGAACCCTTTTATGATGCGGATGGTACGTGCGGCAAAACTGGACGTCCCCTTTTATGAAGAGGTCGAAGCCGATCAGGGCGCGATGCCTCAGGCGATGGGGGTGGTTATTCTTTCCAGTCTGGCGGCCGGGGTCGGAAGCGTCGCCAACCACGCGCTTGGCGGGATGCTGATCGGGACCCTCGCCGCTCTTGGCAGCTGGTACCTCTGGGCCTGGCTCACCTACTTCATCGGCACCCGATTTCTGGCCGAACCGCAAACCGAAGCTGATCTCGGTCAATTGTTGCGCACCACCGGATTCTCGAGCTCTCCCGGACTGATTCGGGTGCTGGGGATCATCCCGGGGCTGGGCCCGATCATTTTTGCCCTGGCGTCCATCTGGATGCTGGTAACCATGGTCGTCGCGGTTCGGCAGGCGCTGGATTACACCAGCACCCTGCGAGCGGTGGGCGTGTGCGCCATCGGCTGGATCATTCAGACCCTCATCCTGCTGTTGCTGTTTACATTGCTGGGTGGCGGGGCCAACTGA
- a CDS encoding PAS-domain containing protein, producing the protein MTNNGDGTERRQLEVMQRVGRVGYWEYDPAAASFWLPPLSLNLLESIAGSQNLSPDTWTTVLAAGDRKRFLEALETAVAEGLPLNHELRLKSGGEGKTSILMRGARLNAEGPDVQYGGTFHDISREKRAEDEREDVINQLNALLDSLHLGVTVFDRDLRLMFWNDQIYSILGLPRGAVYKFVRFEDLISYPARRGEYGPGDPEELVRQRAELARRFEPHRFERHASDGRVLLVEGYPFGIGDDVSGFVTTYTDITGQKQTEEQLQQQNNILSTIIDNFPGAVSLFDADLHLAAHNDQLKVLLDLPDSLLNKPDLHFEDLARFNVGRGEYGPGDPEQQVADIVARARNFQPHKFERVRPNGMVLEIRGMPLPNGGFVSIYIDMTERKRAEERIRIMALQDALTGLPNRLNFNEQAQQTLDRAAQKKQRFALLFLDLDSFKEVNDTLGHDAGDELLKKVAACLSETVRQTDIVARLGGDEFVVLLRDIVDVVAACDIADQIIARLATPFILASGTAQIGTSIGIALYPDHGQTREGLLRAADDAMYAVKNSGRGAWCLSG; encoded by the coding sequence ATGACGAATAACGGAGACGGTACAGAGCGGCGGCAACTTGAGGTGATGCAACGGGTCGGGCGGGTCGGCTATTGGGAGTATGACCCGGCGGCGGCCAGCTTCTGGTTACCCCCCCTGTCGCTGAACCTGCTGGAGTCGATTGCCGGCAGTCAAAACCTGTCTCCCGACACCTGGACCACGGTCCTCGCCGCTGGCGACCGCAAGCGCTTTCTGGAGGCTCTCGAGACCGCCGTGGCCGAGGGGTTGCCACTGAATCATGAGCTGCGGCTCAAATCTGGCGGTGAGGGCAAAACCAGCATTCTGATGCGTGGCGCGCGGCTCAACGCCGAGGGACCGGATGTCCAATATGGTGGCACCTTTCACGACATCAGCCGCGAGAAACGGGCCGAGGACGAACGCGAGGACGTCATCAACCAACTCAACGCCCTGCTCGACAGCCTGCACCTGGGGGTTACGGTTTTTGATCGTGATCTGCGCCTGATGTTCTGGAACGACCAGATCTACAGCATTCTCGGCCTCCCGCGGGGGGCGGTCTACAAATTCGTGCGCTTCGAGGATCTGATCAGCTATCCCGCCCGCCGCGGTGAATATGGCCCAGGTGATCCCGAGGAGCTGGTACGACAGCGCGCCGAGCTTGCCCGCCGCTTCGAACCACACCGTTTCGAACGGCACGCCAGCGACGGTCGGGTTCTGCTTGTCGAAGGCTACCCGTTCGGCATCGGCGACGATGTCTCCGGGTTTGTCACCACCTACACCGACATTACCGGACAAAAGCAGACCGAAGAGCAGTTGCAGCAGCAGAACAATATCCTTTCGACCATTATCGATAATTTCCCCGGCGCCGTTTCGCTGTTTGACGCCGATCTGCACCTGGCGGCCCATAACGATCAGCTCAAGGTGCTGCTGGACTTACCCGACTCCCTGTTGAACAAGCCCGACCTCCACTTTGAAGATCTCGCGCGTTTTAACGTGGGACGCGGCGAATACGGCCCGGGAGACCCCGAACAGCAGGTCGCGGACATCGTCGCCCGTGCGCGTAACTTTCAACCGCACAAATTTGAACGTGTTCGCCCCAATGGTATGGTGCTTGAGATCCGCGGCATGCCATTGCCCAATGGCGGTTTCGTCTCGATCTACATCGACATGACCGAACGCAAACGCGCCGAGGAACGAATCCGCATCATGGCCTTGCAGGACGCCCTGACCGGCCTGCCCAACCGGCTTAATTTCAATGAACAGGCGCAGCAGACCCTGGACCGTGCGGCACAGAAAAAACAACGCTTTGCCCTGCTGTTTCTTGATCTCGACAGCTTTAAAGAGGTGAACGATACCCTGGGTCATGACGCCGGTGACGAGTTGTTGAAGAAGGTCGCGGCCTGCCTCAGCGAGACGGTACGCCAGACCGATATCGTCGCCCGCCTGGGTGGCGACGAGTTTGTTGTCCTGCTGCGTGATATAGTTGACGTTGTCGCCGCCTGCGACATCGCAGACCAGATTATCGCGCGGCTGGCCACGCCATTTATCCTGGCCTCCGGTACCGCCCAGATCGGCACATCCATCGGCATCGCCCTTTATCCGGACCATGGCCAGACACGCGAGGGACTGTTAAGGGCCGCCGATGACGCCATGTATGCGGTCAAAAATTCCGGCCGTGGCGCCTGGTGTCTGTCCGGATAA
- a CDS encoding DUF799 domain-containing protein → MIGFKRTLIPLLLIFAGLTTGCAPPRTLVSKAEKFPQMYVEQPRSLLVLPPMNESTDAEAKAYYMTTVEMPFALSGYYVFPVEMVSDIMKQEGVYDTELLYQLPLDKFYEYFGADAVLYTHIKKWDVAYLVIASNLTVSIEAEIVSTRTLAKLWSYTGTVVVDLSGGNQGGGLAGLIASAIATAVNTASADYVRYARVANSRLITSLPAGPYNEMYLKDQNDQIVDQTPKQ, encoded by the coding sequence ATGATCGGTTTTAAACGGACACTCATACCTCTGCTCCTGATATTTGCGGGCTTGACGACCGGCTGTGCGCCGCCGCGCACTCTTGTCAGCAAAGCGGAGAAATTTCCGCAAATGTACGTGGAGCAACCCCGTTCGCTGCTGGTGCTTCCCCCCATGAACGAAAGTACCGATGCTGAGGCCAAGGCCTATTATATGACGACCGTTGAGATGCCGTTTGCGCTGAGCGGCTACTATGTCTTCCCGGTTGAAATGGTGAGTGACATCATGAAGCAGGAAGGTGTGTACGATACCGAGTTGCTCTATCAATTGCCTTTGGACAAGTTCTATGAATACTTCGGCGCCGATGCTGTTTTGTACACCCATATTAAAAAATGGGATGTCGCCTATTTGGTCATTGCATCGAATTTGACCGTATCTATTGAAGCTGAAATTGTTTCAACCAGGACTTTGGCAAAGTTATGGAGCTATACCGGCACAGTCGTGGTTGATCTCAGCGGCGGCAACCAGGGCGGTGGATTAGCCGGATTGATTGCCAGCGCGATTGCGACGGCGGTTAATACGGCTTCGGCAGACTATGTCAGATATGCACGCGTCGCCAATAGTCGCTTGATTACGAGCTTGCCGGCTGGCCCTTATAACGAAATGTACTTGAAGGACCAAAATGACCAGATCGTTGATCAAACACCAAAACAATAG
- a CDS encoding DUF4810 domain-containing protein produces the protein MMLSESLRRGLIAVIVVVTLSACAKPAPLYVYGDYSESYYRQAKTDNEENRLKLTESMEKAIEKADKSRSGRVPPGMYANLGYMYLKAGNAQKALSNFEREKAVYPEATHFMERMIAKVKLAEGAKK, from the coding sequence ATGATGCTCAGTGAATCTCTTCGCAGAGGGTTAATCGCAGTTATCGTTGTTGTGACCCTGAGCGCTTGCGCCAAGCCAGCGCCTCTGTATGTCTATGGAGATTACAGTGAGAGTTACTACAGACAAGCGAAAACCGATAATGAGGAGAACCGGTTAAAGCTTACGGAGTCCATGGAAAAGGCCATAGAAAAGGCAGATAAGAGCCGGTCCGGCCGCGTCCCACCCGGAATGTACGCCAATCTAGGCTACATGTATCTCAAGGCTGGCAACGCGCAAAAAGCGCTCAGCAACTTTGAACGCGAGAAGGCCGTCTACCCGGAAGCGACCCATTTCATGGAGCGTATGATCGCGAAAGTCAAACTGGCGGAGGGGGCAAAAAAATGA
- a CDS encoding CsgG/HfaB family protein, which yields MILKLSSLISGILLILSGCATMTEQQTHATPVSVAPKISKTLQVAKKNEPAGLKRKVAIGRFSNETRYGQSFFLDEKNDRIGKQAMDILSAKLFETGKFIMLERADLATIQKELALGGASKLKNAADYLILGSITEFGRKEVSDVGIFSRVKKQEAFAKVHIRIVDVSSGQIIYSEEGKGTAYSEAGSMMGVGSKSGYDGQLNDKAIEAAISDLASNIIENMLDKPWRGYILGYDDGMIITSGGASQNIKVGDTFDVLQEGKKIKNPQTNTMLTLPGKKVAEITIASTLGDTPDTEVSLAKVSHGSLAAYIESKDFSSLFIKVKEVN from the coding sequence ATGATACTCAAACTCTCCAGTCTTATCAGCGGTATTCTTCTCATTCTTTCCGGCTGCGCAACCATGACGGAGCAGCAAACGCACGCTACCCCGGTCTCGGTGGCGCCCAAGATCAGCAAGACTCTCCAGGTCGCAAAAAAGAATGAACCTGCCGGGTTAAAGAGGAAGGTTGCCATCGGCCGCTTTTCCAATGAAACTAGATATGGGCAAAGTTTTTTTCTTGACGAAAAAAACGATCGCATCGGTAAACAGGCGATGGATATCCTGTCGGCAAAACTGTTTGAAACCGGTAAATTTATCATGCTTGAACGCGCAGATCTGGCAACAATTCAGAAAGAGTTGGCGCTCGGGGGAGCTTCGAAGCTGAAGAATGCCGCCGACTACCTTATTCTTGGCTCGATCACTGAGTTTGGTCGAAAAGAGGTCAGCGATGTCGGTATCTTCAGTCGCGTAAAGAAACAGGAAGCCTTCGCCAAGGTCCATATCCGCATCGTTGATGTCAGCAGCGGTCAGATTATCTATTCGGAAGAGGGGAAAGGGACGGCCTACAGCGAGGCCGGCTCGATGATGGGCGTTGGCAGCAAGAGCGGCTATGACGGCCAGCTGAATGACAAGGCGATCGAGGCGGCGATCTCCGATCTGGCCTCCAACATCATCGAAAACATGCTCGACAAACCCTGGCGTGGCTACATCCTGGGCTACGATGACGGGATGATCATCACCTCCGGCGGGGCGAGTCAAAATATCAAGGTGGGCGATACCTTTGATGTTTTGCAGGAAGGTAAAAAGATAAAGAATCCCCAGACCAATACCATGCTGACGCTGCCAGGCAAAAAGGTCGCCGAAATTACCATTGCTTCTACCCTCGGCGATACGCCCGACACCGAGGTCTCCCTGGCGAAAGTTTCCCATGGTTCCCTTGCCGCCTACATCGAGAGTAAAGATTTTTCGAGCCTGTTCATCAAGGTCAAGGAGGTCAACTGA
- the nifH gene encoding nitrogenase iron protein, with the protein MAEKKLRQIAIYGKGGIGKSTTTQNTVAGLASLGKRILIIGCDPKADSTRLILHAKAQDTVMDKVRELGTVEDLELDDVCKRGYGDVMCVESGGPEPGVGCAGRGVITAINFLEEEGAYTPDLDYVFYDVLGDVVCGGFAMPIRENKAQEIYIVVSGEMMAMYAANNICKGIVKYAASGSVRLAGLICNSRETDREADLIEALAARLGTQMIHFVPRDNQVQRAELRRMTVIEYSPEHKQAEEYRHLARKIADNKMFVVPTPLEMEDLEELLMEFGIMEAEDESIIGVAESA; encoded by the coding sequence ATGGCAGAGAAAAAGCTTCGTCAAATCGCAATCTATGGCAAGGGCGGCATCGGTAAATCAACCACGACCCAGAACACTGTGGCCGGCCTCGCCTCCCTCGGTAAAAGAATTCTGATCATCGGCTGTGACCCCAAGGCCGACTCCACCCGCCTGATCCTGCATGCCAAGGCGCAGGACACGGTAATGGACAAGGTCCGCGAGCTTGGCACCGTCGAGGACCTGGAGCTGGATGATGTCTGCAAGCGTGGTTACGGCGACGTCATGTGCGTCGAATCGGGTGGTCCCGAGCCGGGCGTCGGTTGTGCCGGGCGCGGGGTTATCACCGCCATCAACTTCCTCGAAGAAGAGGGCGCTTACACCCCTGATCTCGATTACGTCTTTTACGACGTTCTCGGTGACGTTGTCTGCGGTGGTTTCGCCATGCCGATTCGCGAGAACAAGGCGCAGGAGATCTACATCGTAGTCTCCGGCGAGATGATGGCGATGTACGCCGCCAACAACATCTGTAAAGGGATCGTCAAGTACGCGGCCTCGGGCAGCGTGCGTCTGGCCGGTCTGATCTGTAACAGCCGCGAAACCGACCGCGAGGCCGACCTGATCGAAGCTTTGGCAGCGCGCCTCGGGACCCAGATGATCCACTTTGTGCCACGTGACAATCAGGTTCAACGCGCCGAGCTGCGCCGCATGACGGTCATCGAATATTCCCCGGAGCACAAGCAGGCCGAAGAGTATCGTCACCTGGCGCGCAAGATCGCCGACAACAAGATGTTCGTCGTGCCGACCCCGCTCGAGATGGAAGACCTCGAAGAGCTGCTGATGGAGTTCGGCATTATGGAAGCCGAGGACGAGTCGATCATCGGTGTGGCCGAGTCCGCTTAA
- the nifD gene encoding nitrogenase molybdenum-iron protein alpha chain, with protein MAERKPIKGMTIERTEKLIADTLAELPEKAKKKRAPHLGANEPSVSSCAVKSNKKVVPGIMSQRGCAYAGAKGVVWGPIRDMIHVSHGPIGCGVYSWGTRRNLMQGIPGVTSFPMDFTSDFQERDIVYGGDIKLEKLLHEADELFPLNKGLSVLSECPVGLIGDDINAVAKKVAKDLDKLVVPCNCEGFRGVSQSLGHHISNDSIRDHIIGKFQFKEEVGPYDIALIGDYNIGGDVWAAKPILEEIGLNVKSVWTGDGEVEKIGATHAVKLNLIHCYRSMNYMCKVMEEKWNIPWLEYNFFGPTKIEESLRAIAERFDDKIKKNVEKVIKKYKAEMQAVLDEYKPRLEGKTAMLFVGGLRPRHTIGAYEDLGIQITGAGYEFAHQDDYDRTAPEMAKGTLIYDDVSEFELEKFVEELKPDLVGSGIKEKYVFQKAGIPFRQMHSWDYSGPYHGYEGFKVFARDIDMAINSPTWGLVKSPF; from the coding sequence ATGGCAGAGCGTAAGCCCATTAAGGGCATGACAATAGAAAGAACCGAGAAGCTGATCGCTGACACCCTGGCTGAGCTACCGGAGAAGGCGAAGAAGAAGCGGGCACCGCACCTGGGTGCCAATGAGCCAAGCGTTTCCTCCTGTGCGGTCAAATCGAATAAAAAGGTTGTTCCCGGCATCATGAGCCAGCGCGGTTGCGCCTATGCCGGTGCCAAGGGGGTGGTCTGGGGTCCGATCCGCGACATGATCCACGTCTCCCACGGCCCCATCGGCTGCGGCGTCTACAGCTGGGGTACCCGGCGTAACCTGATGCAGGGGATCCCAGGGGTCACCTCGTTCCCGATGGACTTCACCTCCGATTTCCAGGAGCGCGACATCGTCTACGGCGGTGACATCAAGCTGGAGAAACTGCTGCACGAGGCGGATGAACTTTTTCCCCTCAACAAGGGACTGTCGGTGCTCTCCGAGTGCCCGGTCGGTCTGATCGGCGACGACATCAACGCTGTCGCCAAGAAGGTCGCCAAGGATCTTGACAAGCTGGTCGTCCCCTGTAACTGCGAAGGTTTCCGCGGCGTCTCCCAGTCGCTGGGTCACCACATCAGTAACGATTCGATCCGCGACCACATTATCGGCAAGTTCCAGTTCAAGGAAGAGGTCGGTCCCTACGATATCGCCCTGATCGGTGATTACAACATCGGCGGAGACGTCTGGGCGGCCAAGCCGATCCTTGAAGAGATCGGCCTGAATGTGAAGTCAGTCTGGACAGGCGACGGTGAAGTCGAGAAGATCGGTGCGACCCATGCGGTCAAGCTGAACCTGATCCACTGCTACCGTTCGATGAACTACATGTGCAAGGTCATGGAAGAGAAGTGGAATATTCCATGGCTCGAGTACAACTTCTTCGGCCCGACCAAGATCGAAGAGAGCCTGCGTGCCATCGCCGAGCGCTTCGATGACAAGATCAAGAAGAACGTCGAGAAGGTCATCAAGAAATACAAGGCCGAGATGCAGGCCGTGCTCGACGAGTACAAACCGCGCCTCGAAGGGAAGACCGCCATGCTGTTCGTCGGCGGGCTGCGTCCGCGCCACACCATCGGCGCCTACGAGGACCTGGGTATTCAGATCACCGGCGCCGGTTACGAGTTCGCCCACCAGGACGACTACGATCGCACCGCCCCGGAGATGGCCAAGGGAACCCTGATCTACGATGACGTTTCCGAGTTCGAACTGGAAAAATTCGTCGAAGAGCTCAAGCCTGACCTGGTCGGCAGCGGCATCAAGGAGAAGTATGTTTTCCAGAAAGCCGGCATCCCCTTCCGTCAGATGCACAGCTGGGATTACTCGGGCCCTTATCACGGTTACGAAGGCTTCAAGGTTTTTGCCCGCGATATCGACATGGCGATCAACAGCCCGACCTGGGGTTTGGTTAAGTCACCGTTTTAG
- the nifK gene encoding nitrogenase molybdenum-iron protein subunit beta: MSAEAAVKFVTEHTPEEIERVKNWINTEEYKEKNFARTSLVVNPAHACQPLGAQMVATGFEGALPFIHGSQGCASYFRSTFSRHYREPAAATCDAMTEDGAVFGGQNNLFEGLQNAYEIYKPKMIPIFTTCMPEVIGDDLTAYTKNAKTQGFIPEDLPTPYANTPSFNGSHIHGYDSMLMSILQTLTEGKKVEGKCTGKLNIIPGFDGNVGNLREYKRIIELMGVPYTMLADVSDVFDSGCDGEYKLYPGGTKLEDAAESINGKATIAMQKYATANTMKWIESEYDGQKAIIPMPFGVKKTDEFILKLSELFGKPIPEALKAERARAVDAMTDAHQYLHGRKFAIAGDPDYLIGIVTFLLEMGARPWHILCSRTTKKFQKEMQSLLDSSVFGEGCSIYINKDLWHMRSLLVTDPVDGIIGDTHAKWAARDAKIPLFRIGFPIIDRVNLHRTPVVGYNGAISMLSMIANKFLDIKDETCSDQWFEMMR, from the coding sequence ATGAGCGCTGAAGCAGCAGTAAAATTTGTCACCGAACATACTCCCGAAGAGATTGAACGGGTTAAAAACTGGATTAATACCGAAGAATATAAAGAGAAAAACTTTGCCCGGACCTCTCTGGTGGTCAACCCGGCCCACGCCTGCCAACCCCTCGGCGCACAGATGGTGGCGACCGGCTTTGAAGGCGCCCTCCCCTTTATCCATGGTTCACAGGGCTGCGCTTCCTATTTCCGCAGTACCTTCAGCCGTCATTACCGCGAGCCGGCGGCGGCGACCTGCGACGCCATGACCGAGGACGGCGCGGTGTTCGGTGGACAGAACAACCTGTTCGAAGGGCTGCAGAACGCCTACGAGATCTACAAGCCGAAGATGATCCCGATCTTCACCACCTGCATGCCCGAGGTTATCGGCGACGACCTGACCGCCTATACCAAGAATGCCAAGACTCAAGGGTTTATCCCCGAGGATCTGCCGACCCCCTACGCCAACACCCCGAGCTTCAACGGTTCGCATATTCACGGTTACGACTCGATGCTGATGAGTATTCTGCAGACCCTGACCGAGGGGAAGAAGGTTGAAGGGAAGTGCACCGGCAAGCTCAACATCATCCCCGGTTTCGACGGCAACGTCGGCAATCTGCGCGAGTACAAGCGGATCATTGAGCTGATGGGGGTCCCCTACACCATGCTGGCCGATGTCTCCGATGTCTTCGATTCGGGCTGCGACGGCGAGTACAAGCTTTATCCAGGTGGAACCAAGCTGGAAGACGCCGCCGAGTCGATCAACGGCAAAGCGACCATCGCCATGCAGAAATACGCCACCGCCAACACCATGAAGTGGATCGAATCGGAGTATGACGGCCAGAAGGCGATTATCCCGATGCCGTTCGGAGTCAAAAAAACCGACGAGTTCATTTTGAAGCTCTCCGAACTCTTCGGCAAACCGATCCCTGAAGCGCTCAAGGCCGAGCGTGCGCGGGCGGTCGACGCCATGACCGACGCCCATCAGTATCTGCATGGCCGCAAGTTCGCCATCGCCGGTGACCCGGACTATTTGATCGGTATCGTCACCTTCCTGCTTGAAATGGGTGCCCGCCCCTGGCATATCCTCTGCTCGCGGACGACCAAGAAGTTCCAGAAGGAGATGCAGTCTCTGCTCGACAGCTCGGTCTTCGGGGAAGGCTGCTCGATCTACATTAACAAGGATTTGTGGCACATGCGCAGCCTGCTGGTGACAGATCCGGTCGACGGCATCATCGGCGACACCCACGCCAAGTGGGCTGCACGCGATGCCAAGATCCCACTGTTCCGCATCGGGTTTCCGATCATCGATCGGGTCAACCTGCACCGCACACCGGTGGTCGGTTACAACGGCGCGATCAGCATGCTGAGCATGATCGCCAACAAGTTCCTTGATATCAAGGACGAGACTTGCAGCGATCAGTGGTTTGAGATGATGCGTTAG
- the nifX gene encoding nitrogen fixation protein NifX, whose product MKVAFASTDKIHIDEHFGQAKEFYLWEIGPENAEFTGVLQVNEGDGDTDDRIEARSAALADCALVYVGQIGGPAAARLVAKKIHPLKSKDAEPIKVVVEKLQQVLQGNPPPWLRKAMLKGENLN is encoded by the coding sequence ATGAAAGTCGCATTCGCCAGTACTGACAAAATCCATATCGATGAGCATTTCGGCCAGGCGAAAGAATTCTACCTGTGGGAGATCGGTCCGGAGAATGCGGAATTCACCGGAGTCCTGCAGGTCAACGAAGGGGATGGCGATACCGATGACCGGATCGAGGCGCGCAGTGCGGCGCTGGCCGATTGCGCGCTGGTCTATGTCGGCCAGATCGGCGGTCCGGCAGCAGCACGGCTGGTGGCGAAAAAGATTCATCCATTGAAAAGTAAAGATGCCGAACCGATCAAGGTGGTGGTGGAAAAACTGCAGCAGGTGCTGCAGGGGAACCCGCCGCCCTGGTTACGCAAAGCGATGCTAAAGGGCGAGAACCTGAATTGA
- the fdxB gene encoding ferredoxin III, nif-specific produces the protein MAYVTATTKGGSTWTPAFIETIDHEKCIGCGRCFKACARKVLGPEDLVDEETDSTRMVMTIVNGDNCSGCVACASTCPKGCFSLKPMAI, from the coding sequence ATGGCTTATGTCACCGCAACAACCAAAGGAGGCAGTACCTGGACCCCGGCCTTTATCGAGACCATCGATCATGAGAAATGCATCGGCTGCGGCCGTTGCTTCAAGGCCTGCGCACGCAAGGTTCTTGGACCGGAGGATCTGGTCGACGAGGAGACCGATTCAACCCGTATGGTCATGACCATCGTTAACGGGGATAACTGCAGCGGCTGTGTCGCCTGTGCTTCGACCTGTCCCAAGGGGTGTTTTTCCCTCAAACCGATGGCCATCTAA
- a CDS encoding NifB/NifX family molybdenum-iron cluster-binding protein, translated as MLIAVASKTGLEVDQHFGHAERFLIYDYAGGNSTLLKEVIVDKYCSYDPDHPFRHPQFNAIIAALEGCKAVVTQMIGELPKQELKKVGITPIVTTGLIAEALKLAHDSVCGGGCKGGKRAAGTCQHA; from the coding sequence ATGCTTATTGCGGTTGCGTCGAAAACCGGCCTTGAGGTCGATCAGCACTTTGGTCATGCCGAGCGCTTTCTGATCTATGACTACGCCGGTGGCAACTCGACACTGCTCAAAGAGGTCATTGTCGATAAGTACTGTTCCTACGACCCGGATCACCCGTTTCGTCATCCGCAGTTCAACGCCATCATCGCCGCGCTGGAAGGCTGCAAGGCGGTGGTGACGCAGATGATCGGCGAGCTGCCAAAGCAGGAACTGAAAAAAGTCGGGATCACCCCGATCGTCACAACCGGACTGATTGCAGAAGCTTTAAAGCTGGCACATGACTCTGTCTGTGGCGGGGGGTGCAAGGGGGGAAAGCGCGCAGCCGGCACTTGTCAGCACGCCTGA
- a CDS encoding radical SAM protein: MATGCPMMKAKTETDHPCFGGDHSKAGRIHLPVAPGCNIKCGFCERKFDCANESRPGVTSKILQPAEAVERVRLVKRHMEMKGGAQLKVVGIAGPGDPLANPKTFETFRLVREAFPEMTLCLSTNGLLLEEKLPEILAADAHSLTVTINALTAKTGARVYEWIHYKGQRFSGERAAGFLIDKQFAGLKAAAKAGLMIKINHVYIPGVNDHETLDLAVKVRELGAQMMNIIPVIPVGKFAHVEMPSEATMELVRNQAELILSQARHCKQCRADAAGVVGQDIDLNRLENSAMMA, translated from the coding sequence ATGGCCACAGGCTGCCCGATGATGAAAGCGAAGACAGAAACCGATCACCCCTGTTTCGGCGGCGATCACAGCAAGGCCGGACGCATCCACCTGCCGGTGGCACCGGGCTGCAATATCAAGTGCGGTTTCTGCGAGCGCAAGTTCGATTGTGCCAACGAAAGCCGCCCCGGTGTGACCAGCAAGATCTTGCAACCTGCTGAAGCGGTCGAGCGCGTGCGCCTGGTCAAACGTCACATGGAGATGAAAGGCGGCGCCCAATTGAAAGTCGTCGGCATCGCCGGCCCCGGTGACCCACTGGCGAATCCAAAAACTTTTGAGACCTTTCGCCTGGTGCGCGAAGCCTTCCCGGAGATGACGCTCTGCCTGTCGACCAACGGGCTGCTGCTCGAAGAGAAGCTCCCCGAAATCCTCGCGGCCGATGCCCACAGCCTGACGGTCACCATCAATGCGCTGACCGCTAAAACCGGCGCCAGGGTCTATGAATGGATCCACTATAAAGGTCAGCGTTTTAGCGGCGAACGCGCGGCGGGGTTTCTGATCGACAAACAGTTCGCCGGGCTCAAGGCGGCGGCAAAAGCCGGACTGATGATCAAGATCAACCATGTCTATATTCCGGGAGTCAACGATCACGAAACCCTCGATCTGGCCGTTAAGGTGCGGGAGTTGGGCGCGCAGATGATGAACATTATCCCGGTGATTCCGGTCGGCAAGTTCGCGCATGTCGAGATGCCTTCGGAAGCCACCATGGAGCTGGTGCGCAACCAGGCCGAGCTGATCCTCTCGCAGGCTCGACACTGCAAGCAGTGTCGAGCCGATGCGGCCGGGGTGGTCGGACAGGATATCGATCTGAACAGACTCGAAAACTCCGCGATGATGGCCTGA